The following nucleotide sequence is from Anopheles stephensi strain Indian chromosome 3, UCI_ANSTEP_V1.0, whole genome shotgun sequence.
TGGGACGAATGAATGCTGTACTGTGTTGTATGATCTTGGCTATCATCGTTGTGCGTACTTCATCgacgttgttgttttttgacATACTACGGCGTTGGTTGATTCCGTTCCGACATAGGTCCGAAAGAATGGAACATTTGCTAGGTGTTCAACACATAAAACCGCAAATCGATGTTTCCAACAAACGGAACTAAATGTGTAAGTATACGATGCGCTGCTCTTCACGCCGATGATGGAATATCCACATATCTTTGACACACTTGGGAAAAGAATACTTTGAGCATCAAATACatgcaaataaaacagaaGTTCAAAGGGAAAACTTTGAGGAAATATCTATAGTGactagaacaaaaacaaagcaaatttTGCACATGATGCTGCTTTTGAGAGGATCCTTAAAGCTTTCGTGTAGGGTCCTTCGCATAATGTTTGTGTGAAGCTCTAATGTTGGTTAAAAGCAGAGTATTGCACTGCTCTATGCGTATGCCATCAGCTCACTTCAACATGTTGTTCACGATCAGAGGTTGTATTTCAAACGCCTTAAGTAGGATGCTTCAACTAAGTGCATTGCAAAATGAGCGCATCCGCCATATACACATTCGCGTTAATTTATGACCCGGTGCTTATGCAGGTGTCAATTTCTTGAGGTAAATTTATTAAGATTGAAATGCTTTTGATGGTTTGACACAAACGCCCCCCGGCGGGTCCTGTTGTGTacgggggattttttttgctagcaATATTCGCGTTTCAGCGCGCTACTTTAGTGCGTAGAGTTTCATAGGCGCGCGCACTGTTGTTGCCATTCGCAGCATGTGGTGTACCTTTCATTGGAATGTACGAGGGAGGACGCGCACAGTAATTGAAAgctttttgcctttttgttttgaaaattacGCCCGTTTTGGTCGTAAATTGTGTTTCAATTAACGTGCATCAGGTATGCAAATATGCAGTCGTCAGGTAAAGAAAAGGGTTGGTGCTTCCTTAATGACGATGATGGTTGGTACACGCTCTAGCTTAGCCACCGCCCGTTGAGTTCGTGGACGTGGACGATAGTACACCGCGTCAGTCCCAATCGTAAATAAGATGTTTTgaaatgtttacttttatttgaAAAGCCTTTGGCAAGGGAAAAGAGGTCGCGCGTTGTTGATTGTTTAAGAATACCGATGCTGTGCGTTTCGCCGATCATTGCATTTCGTAAGTGAAATCTTAATTTATTGATCGTTATAGAGGAAAACGGCTTGAGAGTAGCCGCCGTCCTCGCGCTGTGAGGACTCGTTAGGGATATGCGGTTAACGAACGCGATGGGGTGTTTTATATGGTTTTGCGTAAATGACGAGCATCATTTGCATCTGATTAGGCAGTAGTTATGCACATGTACGTGAAACCTTTCGTGGCCTTTTTCTATTGGGTTAATTGATCACACAATCCATGTGTGCAAATGAGCGGACAGTTAACGCGTGCCACTCGAAGAGGAGGTGTATTAAAtagtttttgattttattggtCGCGCCCTAATGAAGAGAAGGTCGACATAAACTGTCGAGTAAgattggggttttgtttgaatcTTTTTCGCGATTGCGTTTTTTGATGTTCTGAATATTCTACAGCCTCAATGTGTCTAAGAATGAGGAAATTGCTCAGTACCGTAAAACAAAGATCAAAAGAAGATAGCTTGAATAAAGTGTGATTTAGTGAAATTTATTCTCAACCAAAAAACTGTGAAGCGTGTGTTTCTTCAGTAGCGCATATCATTTTGGGAAGGTAATATCACATTATAGCGAGATTTTAAGTTTGAATTTGAAGTGCGATGTTGTAGCTTGTGCTCTCTTTCACCCAATTGTTAAACATAAAATGGATCGATTGAATGGGTCGAAATGGTTTTCAGTGCCGTTTGGTTTACCTTTACGTTTCTGCCGCTTTATAATACCTGCTGTGTGTACTATTCGTTTACCGCATATAAGGTCACACGAAGGTTatgaggtttctttttttccttttttgcatcCATCAAACATACGAAAaggcaattaaaattttaattacctTAAGAGAAAAGCCGTTAAAACAGCGCGCGTACATAAATCCATTGTTTTCTTGTTCGGTTCGCCCCCAAGGTTCACGTGAGGAGAGAAGCAcaggtgtttttatttgtcaTTTGGAAAttatgtttctgttttatgttttgctgCGCAGATCCTATGCTTTTCGTTCAGCTTTATAGCTTTTATACACAAATTATACATCTCAgtcaccaccccccccccccccccgccccatATGTTTTGTAAAGATGAAAACTGATTTTTCTTACTTGCGTTTATCGAGAAAGTCGGTCATTTagatttgtttagtttttcatGTTTGTTTCACAATTTTTCATGCTAAATTTAAAACCAAAGTATTTGCGTTAAGAGTTTGCATATTCTCATTTGGTATACATGTTGGTAGTacttcaaaatttaaaatcaggTTTTGGTGTTGAagagagagcgtgagagagagagaaagagggggGGATAGTTTAGTGGTTATAGGAAATCCCAAGAGCACAAGCAGATTGAGattgatttcatttcatttcccaCGGACCCAAAATGGTGTTGCACTTCCTTTGCCTAACATACATTGCTCAAGAGATTCCTTATAGTTGGTGTGCGCTAACTACTTTCTTTGTTGCATTTTGTCTTTCTCAAAGTTTGTGGAAAATCGGGATTCACAGGCATTATTGTGTGAATCTGCGAAGAGGGGGATTTGCGCAGGATGTGTGAGGATATTTGTTCCATTTAAGTTCTACTCCTTACTACGACGCCCTCTTCTCAGCGGTCTCCGTTCATTCCGTTTGTTCGCTCTTCTCTTCTTTCCACGCCCCCGGGACTCGATTGTGCGAAATCCGTGTCCGATGGTTTTCTACTTTCAGCGCTGAAATCATCGTCGTCTGCAGCGGCGGCCACACTCAAACATCCCACCTCCTGCCTTATGTCGCCCGATGTCTGTGGGTTCAGTAACGTTTGTCCGCGCACTTCCACGCGCCGGCTGCTGAACACCACGCTGCGTGCGGCGGCAGCCGTAGCTGCCGCCTCGGAAACCGGCGCCATGTCTCAGTCTTCATCGCCATTACCACCGGCTGCGGCGTCGATCACGTCGTGCTGCAACAGCGACGACACGATCTATGGAAACAGCAACTGTGGCGAAAGCGTTGACGGTAATGGAGGCTGCGGGCCAGTTTCGGGCACCGCTGCTGCATCggggtcgtcgtcgtcgtcgtccgccTTCAAATGCCCTCGGTGTCCCCGTGCTTATGCACTGTCTTATACGCTTGAGCGGCACATGAAGTACGAATGTGGGGTGGCCAAGCAGTTTGGTTGCTTTAAATGTGGGAAACGTTTCTCGCGAAAGGACATCCTTAAGGCGCATATATCCAACACGAGGCTacactgtgctgctgctgctgttgcggcaGCAGCGGTGGCCACGACGACTGCCCCAAGCGCTACATCCTCCGTTGCGCCCGAGGACGGCCTTAGGCCTACACCCGCGAGTCCTCGTGATGGCGTCGATGAATGATGACCGTGTGAAGTGTAGGGCAGCGTATGTTATTTCGTTCTTTGTACAGTGGTAACATTCCATCTACGGTTATGGCCTTTTAGCCGTTAATATGTCCCCTTCGAGTTTTGTTACTAGGATGAGGAGAAGCGGGACCCAAGGAACCATCCAGAGTTTGTAATGATTAAATGCCCAATAAAACGTTGTTACATTAAAACTATGGCTTTCTTTCTCTTATGATGCGGACTAGTAACTAACGGCGGACGACTCCCTGGTACAGGGTCGAGAATGCTTCCTTAGTCAGTCACTCGATCGATGTACTTCGAACCCCTTGAAAGGCATCAACGTTGTTTAAGAAAACTCTTAAGAACATATAGAAACTGGTGAAAAATTAtactctctctgtgtgtgtggtgtgtacaAAGATCAACCATATGTAACCAAGGAACTTAGAGGGACACAggtcggttttttttcacgTTACTGTAAAGTTAAATCGTGGTGGTTAATGCTTACTATTTTAAACACATTCTGTAATTGGTTTGCatctttttattaattttgagCACTCACAAACAATCCACACACCCTATTCCCtgtcttttgttttattgtttgggGGCAACAGATAGCGGGGCAAATAATGGAaatctttttatttgtttgcgatAACATATTTCCCATCTATATATGTGTGTCCTTATCTCTCTTACTGTTGGCTTTAAAACGAATCAATGAACGAAACTTTGGTTTGATTGATCTGTTATTCGCTGCTAAtggttttacttttcctttttttgtggtgatttttctcttctttctcaTAAGTTGCACACTCGCTGTCCTCTCACTTGTGTTGGTatatatatctctctctctttatttttggttttatttaaattgtttttcccccccgtCACAAGGACGTGTAGTGCCTGGGTGTCTGTGTAATTCTATTAGATGGTTGTTATCCTTGTGTTCACTACACACATGCCTCCCTCTTGAACGGGCGGGCTGGCTTATCAGTTTAGATGTGGTACGAAAGGAGGAGAAGGTTACATTGTGCCAAAGCAAACGAGCTTCACGCGAGTGGGAGATAGAGAAAGAATGAGATCGAACACTACTAGgttgtacctttttttttaacaagagCGCGTCCGTTGTACTAAGCTACGCGGCGGAAGCATTACTTAtctttacccttttttttgatGATCCATATCAACGTGAATTCTTCCTCCGTTGCTTATTCCGGGCCCATTGTGGGTTTTCTTTTATcgttttttgatttctcttcGATAGATGCACTTGCAGGCATGATGCTGTCCGCCTACAACCGCCATCACGATCCATCGTTAACCGAACAGCCTTTACCAATGGCCCCGGCCGAGGTGCTGTTGCTAGCGTTGTCCACCTCACCGTCCTTAGCACAGCAGGAGCAACAGCTACAgctacagcaacagcagcaacaccacctTCAACAGCATTCGCTGTCGTCCATGGTGGTTGATGGTAGTGGTAATGGTAGTAGCTTCACTGTGAGCGTaccaccgtcgtcgtcttcttcttctgttcaCCACACGGACAGGAGCGGTGCGGGTCGTGATCGAGTGCTTGATCCGTTAGAGATCCGTGTGGTTATGCCCTCCAaccatggtggtggtggtggtgttggaagTAGTAGTGCTACTACCTCTTGCTCGCCTTCTGTCAAGAGCGGTGCGGTTAGTTTGGGACGACAATCGCACGGAcgtgcgtcgtcgtcgtcgttgctgcCCCGCCATGAGCGGGAATCGCGAGCTTCGGCTCGTACCGTTAGCACTGGCAGGATAACGGTTGCTTCCGGCCTACTACTACAGTCCACCATTCGTCATTCGTCGGCAGCTAGTAGCGGTGGCGGTGactgtagtagtagtagtggtagtagcgcagcggcaaacggcaaacggttccGCTGTGATTACTGCCCATTTTCGTGCTCTTGGCGCTATGACCTGAAGCTTCACCTGAAGCAAAAGCACGGCATTCACAAGAAGAATGTCTAGTAGAAGGGTTTGATGTTTAGGGAAGGGGGGAATCTGAGGCTTATATATGACATACCTTGTagagtgtttttatttatgtttttaaacTAGAATCGTTCCTTAAGTGCTCAAGAATCTGTAGCCGGGGAGGGGAGTAGTACGAAAATGCTGTTGTCGCCGATTGTGTGCGATTGTATTTAAGCTAGTggggaaaagagagaaaaaacatatttataaaatatatCTGTGCTATAATGAGCTGCGAAAAGAGTACGTAATAAATCGATCGATAAATCGATAATGAAAGTACCCACCTGCTGTACGATTTTCGAACTTCAATTCTCGACGTGTTCCTCGGTTGTACAACATCACACCACCACATTTGTATAATATTTCACCACAAGTTTCTAGTCTCCGAATTATTGTTCCTGTACTCTTCTCTCTCGTCGTCTTTGGCCGGGTCGGTTACGCTTTGCTATTCCGAACGTTTTCGTTTCAAACATGGGCCGCAAAAGTTTTatatgtttatttgtttagtttcctttattattgttttccatCTTATTAAGTAGACCATATATTTTGCACGAATACAAGCGATTTAGCGAGAGAAGCCCGGTTTTTGTACCACCCGTTCGGGCTGCTGTTTATTCATGAAAGGAAGATAGTGTGTATTTAGTTTAGTTTCGTTTcgtatgtttatgttttattatgttttagtttagtttttgGTTTAGTAAACTATGCCGGAACCGAGGTATAGGATCGGTTCCGtttagctgtttttttttttatatgttttaaaGTCGGAGAGAATCATTGTTGAAGATGGTTCTGTTGCAAATGTGGAATGttttagatgttttttttgctctaggACATAATTTAGCAGTCGGTATAAAAAACCCCATGAGAGATATAGTTCTTGAACAAACAGCTCTACTGTAGTGTGTCGGTTAGGGTAGAGCGAGAGCGCCTGtagtgagaaaaaaggaagagatTAGTTAAggcaaccttttttttttttcgttacacTTTTCGTATTTTCGTTGTTTACCTTCATTTCATCGACACCGTTTGGtatcatttccttttttcttcttctctttcctTTCGGTACCCTTTCATTTCCGGTTCTGTGCGCGCGCGACCTGTGTGTTATCATTTTGCAAAACCCAAACCTCCCGAAAACCATCTTGATAATTGTTTTTCTGCGGTGTGGTGttttgtggttgtgtgttCCCGGACGATCTCCTCATCGTCGTTCATCgttcgtcatcatcatcatcactaaCACTaattaccatcatcatcatcatcatcatcatccccgcggttcgtgcgtgtgtgtgtgtcctgatCGTGATCTCTTCGTTGATCGGCGGGTTGATGCGTTCCCCCTGGCATATGCGCGGGTTGGTATGTTGTTGTGTGTAGATTATAAAATGACTAGCCTCCTGTACAGCAACTTCCTAGACATCACTATGCAGCGGTTCCGGTGCGCGGTGTGCGACAAAAGCTACCTGCGCAAGCGGCACCTGCAGCGGCACATGCGCGACGAGTGCATCGGTATACCGCCCCGGTTCAGCTGTGAGCACTGCGATTCCAAGTTCCGGCGCAAGTACCATCTGGTGCGCCACATGCTTTCCAAGCACGGCATCCAGATGGAACCGGGACCGATGAAGCCGGGCGGATCGGCTGCGAACGGTGGCGGAACGGGCAGTGGTACCGAGGGCGAAGAGCTTACGAAGTTTACCAAGCTCGAGGCAGAGGCTGGTGGTACGACGGCGGGTGAGCTGGCAACTATggcggccgctgccgccgccgccgccgccgccgctgcagCTACGACCAAGAAGGCCAAAGGTAAACGGAGCGTTAACGAGCACGGCGCAACGATGGACGGTACCGAGGACAAGTACTCGGTGATGGTGAAGGAGGAACAGATCGAACCGGTCAGCTCGCAGACGATGATGTACCAGAACTTTAAAAATCTTTTCTTCGATTACGCGCTCAAGAACGTTCCCGCCCAGATGCAGTAGAGTAGCAAAGAAGCGAACGCGACCGAACGCGGGGGGGGACAAACCGGAGAGGAACAACCGTGTGCCATTTGTGTTATTTAAGAACCTCATACCACCTTCATTTTGCGTTCCCATTCGCTTCTTCCTTCCCCACGCATTCATTCTCTCTCGCATTCGGAAGGAGCAGGAGCAATCTTCTCTTTAGACGTACGTAATTGCGGTGTGTGCGTTTCACTTTTTAATCAACTTACTTTTCATTGTCTTCTAGTTTAGCTACTTCTTTTACTTAAATCGTACCCAGCAGCTCCTGCCCCCTGTTCTTTTCTTGCTCTCGTAACGCTGCTTAAGACGCGTGCGTTGTGTGTTTTACGCTTTTGCTAACGGCTAAACACGACCGCCGCTCAAGTGATAGGAAGTGAAATGACTATTCCTCCTCCGTGACCTGGTGCCTATTTCCaagccacacaaacacttttCCCTCGGTACCTCGGTGCGGTACCTTTCTCTTCGAATGTATGTTACAAAGGTAGGACCGTATCTATTCTACATCCAAACGGACAAGGATGCTTAATCCGCTGCGTGTGGCGGTGTGGTCAAAATAGCAAAAGATTGATCTCACTTTGTCGCGCATCATAAAATCATCCTCTACACACCAAATTATAAACCTAACTTGCTGCCATCTGCCAATATAAAGGTGTGTTACGCATTTTTGCATCAAAGAGTAGCATTTAAGCCCTTAGCGAGTAGTGAGACACGCGAAGCAGCAGCGCACACAAAGACCAGCCCCTCTAATGGAGGCTCCTCGACCCCGAGGCTAGGATTTAAGTCGGATATTATTTTGTGGCCAGTTTTAACAAGAATAACATGTAGAGGGGTGCGTTCAAATCAGGGAgccgaagcaacagcagcacgcgTAGAACAAATGTAGCCTCATCCATGTTTGTTGGCCATACTATCGTAACTAGTTATTGAGGAAAAGGTTTTAAGGGGACGCTCTTTCTAGTGATTCGGAGGAAGCATAATCCGGCGAATGCTTTTCATTCGGGCTGAAGTTTACTTCACGCAAGGGAGATATTAGCAACAGATATTAAGCCCATACTATTTAACAAAGATATACGGGGGCGATAATGCCGTTTTAATGGTGAGGTTGGTACCAAACGACGTCGGGTTTTTGGCCACTCTTTTCCAATTCCAATACCgcataagttttttttatcatttcattacCACGGCGTCTCGTCCTAAGTTTTaaggttttcttttattgATTTGTTCTCAACGTTTTTCAACGCTCCCGACGATCCGCGCGATATTTTAGGATAAATAGCTATGAGACTGGGAGACCACTAAGTGACGGGGAAGAGAGGACAGACAGACAGGCGTCACTGCTCCCCAAACATGTCGTAgatgagagaagaaaaaccataCCAATAAATATGAGCCAAATTATTTTACgataaacacacgcacacacgtaaaTGTGACTGTAATAATACTCTAGtagaacacaacaaaacaggccgacttttattttattttaccaagctctctctctctctccctctctctctatttctctctGTATCGTAACATCGCCTTCGTTTTCCGCCCGTGATTCCCTTCTGTTCTTCGGCTGCTTAGGTTGCAAAGGCCTTTGCGCTTCCAGATTAACCCCGGGAGGGAAAACATTTCATACACTGTGTGAGCTCtaatgatttttgttgtttttcagtTTCAGAAATGTTCACTCACTTTCAAACTAGTATTTCGCGCGCACGATCGTTCACACCCCGACCCAACCCTCGTCGCACTGATTCCCTTGCATTCCCTGCAACACTCTGTCTGACTGACTGCGCTAGTGTGTGAGTGCGCGGCACTCGGCTGTGACCCTTTGTCCTTTGTCGAGAGGAGGCCGATGATGATATGTTCGTTTGGGGCTAATATAAAGCAGCGTTGTAGAGTGTGACTTGTACTGCGCCTagtggtgtgtgagtgtgctgtGTGCTTGTGAATCTCACTCCCGGCTAGCGAAGTGCGTCTTCTAGCAAAAGCCGATAACAAGCAGCTTTTAAATGCCACACATAGCTGGAAGCACACGTTCCAAAATGCTTAGTATGTAATATTCATCATTCGATGTGATCATAGCTTGGACCATAATAGCCTTTAGACCGAGATAGAGCGTGACGACGAGAttgaatgtgtgtttttgttgtgttgttacaTTATGTCTAGATAGTCGAAAAGTTTTAAAGGAACCCTGTTCTAGCGCTTCCCGAATGTTGATCCATCCATATTGTGTCTCTCtgtacgcgcgcgcgcgagtgTGATATGTTGTGTTACTTAATTGTTAGTAGCGTGCtattaatgtgtgtgtgtgtttgtttgtgtgtcctGCGTGTTCACCACACGTGTATCGCCCAATCTGTGTTTTATTCTTTCGTCCCtgtccgtttttttctgtttgtttgattcAACTGTGAAACTTTACTTGATCGTCCGTTGACCCAAAACCAGTACAGAACTCACAACAACACCGCCACACAACTCatagcaaaaaagaaaaacacacacacacacatatccccttgctctcgctcgctctgtaCTACTACCTACGTTCAGTGTGcgttaaaacagaaaaaagttaGTATGCTGAACTTGGTCTCCTCCGGATTCGTTTCTCCTCTTCTTCTGTGCACATTATAGGTGGTATGGTGGTACCGGCATCTGCTACTACtatcactactactactacacttGCGACCTCAGCGTCGTCCTCGTTGGCGGCGGCGGTTGGTGGAACAACAACGGGGTCGGGCGGCCGCCGGGGAACAGCATCCTCCCTGTCGGACAGCAACAGGCGAAGTCTGCTGCAGCTGAACGACCTGCTGTACGATGTAAAGTTTTCCGATCTGTCCAAGTTTCTGAATGCCGTCGGGCGCTACCAGTGCCCGCGGCGTGATTGTGATAAAAACTACAAGGATGCCAGCTCGCTGCAGCGACACATCAGGTGAGCGTGAAATACACGGCGCGGCGGTTACGGTGCTGCAGAACgaagcaaagagagagagaaaaaaatgcaaccacTAATACCTATataccacaccacaccacaagaACGATGATTTACCTCTGTCTCTGCCCGTGCGCAACATTTCTCAATTCACAGGTACGAGTGTGGCGGCATGAAGAAGTTTCGTTGCGTCATGTGCGGGAAAGCGTTC
It contains:
- the LOC118512006 gene encoding E3 SUMO-protein ligase EGR2-like isoform X1; the protein is MPHIAGSTRSKMLSGMVVPASATTITTTTTLATSASSSLAAAVGGTTTGSGGRRGTASSLSDSNRRSLLQLNDLLYDVKFSDLSKFLNAVGRYQCPRRDCDKNYKDASSLQRHIRYECGGMKKFRCVMCGKAFSQGSHLKRHLESGVCIKYYF
- the LOC118512006 gene encoding E3 SUMO-protein ligase EGR2-like isoform X2, producing MVVPASATTITTTTTLATSASSSLAAAVGGTTTGSGGRRGTASSLSDSNRRSLLQLNDLLYDVKFSDLSKFLNAVGRYQCPRRDCDKNYKDASSLQRHIRYECGGMKKFRCVMCGKAFSQGSHLKRHLESGVCIKYYF